From one Bacteroidota bacterium genomic stretch:
- a CDS encoding putative metal-binding motif-containing protein: protein MQPSWDADGDSYGNAAVSVQACVAPLGYVADATDCDDNAATVNPAATEICNNIDDNCNGLTDDGLVFLNYYVDGDNDGYGAGAATSSCAPIAGSVLVDGDCDDNTAAVNPAATEVCNNIDDNCNGLTDDGLVFLNYYVDGDNDGYGAGAATSSCAPIAGSVLVDGDCDDNAAVVNPAATEVCNNIDDNCNGLTDDGLVFVTYYADADGDGFGNLAVFVSTCDGAPVGYVIDNTDCDDAQLLYADLDGDTYGAGAPVACGVASNNDCNDAVAAINPGAAEVCNGIDDNCNG from the coding sequence TTGCAACCTTCTTGGGATGCCGATGGTGATTCTTATGGTAATGCTGCAGTCTCTGTTCAGGCATGTGTTGCTCCTTTAGGTTATGTTGCCGATGCTACTGATTGCGACGACAACGCTGCTACTGTGAACCCTGCTGCTACTGAAATTTGTAATAACATTGACGATAACTGTAACGGTTTAACCGATGACGGTCTGGTATTCCTCAACTACTATGTAGATGGTGATAACGATGGTTACGGTGCCGGTGCTGCTACCTCTTCCTGTGCTCCGATTGCCGGTTCTGTACTGGTGGATGGTGACTGCGACGACAACACTGCTGCTGTGAACCCCGCCGCTACTGAAGTTTGTAATAACATTGACGATAACTGTAACGGTTTAACCGATGACGGTCTGGTATTCCTCAACTACTATGTAGATGGTGATAACGATGGTTACGGTGCCGGTGCTGCTACCTCTTCCTGTGCTCCGATTGCCGGTTCTGTACTGGTGGATGGTGACTGCGACGATAATGCTGCCGTTGTGAACCCCGCCGCTACTGAAGTTTGTAATAACATTGACGATAACTGTAACGGTTTAACCGATGACGGTCTGGTATTCGTAACTTACTATGCTGATGCAGATGGTGATGGTTTCGGTAACCTTGCTGTTTTTGTTTCAACTTGCGATGGTGCTCCTGTAGGTTATGTAATCGACAATACAGATTGCGACGATGCTCAACTCCTCTATGCTGATCTGGACGGTGACACTTACGGTGCCGGTGCTCCTGTAGCTTGTGGTGTAGCTTCTAATAACGATTGTAACGATGCGGTGGCTGCCATCAACCCCGGTGCTGCTGAAGTATGTAACGGTATCGATGATAACTGTAACGGTTGA